Genomic window (Takifugu rubripes chromosome 1, fTakRub1.2, whole genome shotgun sequence):
TTTTTTGATGCCAGCTTTAATAAAGGCTTCCCTGTAAACTGCAAATTTCCAGGGGGAGTACTTCATGGTCCAGGATGTGTACAGCAAAGCCGACGTTCTCAACACCTCCGGGAGCTGCGGAGCGCCCAACTTCCGTCAAGTCAAGGGTTCCTATCCTCTGTATGGAATGGGGCAGCCGAGCCTGAATGGCTTCAAACAGGTTCTCCAGTGGCTCCAAGCTCAAGGACACGAGGTCAGTGATACAGTCGTTCATCCGCACCTCTTAACCGACGGAACAGAGCTCGCATTAGCTGTTTAGACGCCGACAGGTCAGCCTTAATTCTCCCATCTAggttcctgtctgctgcagctcagccgGCCGTCTTCCCAGCCATCTAGTCAGTAAATATTTGAGGAGTCAAGTGCTCGTCGGGGGTTGTGGCTGGATTCGTAGacctgagcaaacacaaacttgtGGTCATGTGTTGCAGTGGAAACTGCATCTCCATGCTTACTGCAGCTAGAAGCTGACCCTAATTGAAATAAAATAGACAAAATTACATGTCCGGCCTCCCTAAACTCATTACTCATGAGCGTCTGGTCGTGTGACAACAGATAGTTTCCTGTAGAAATTAGTGCTTTTGCTAAGTTAGTTTGACGAATGCTTGTCTCGCAAACAGGAGGTTTTGTTCTTCTGCGTGAGGGAGGAGCCGGTGCTTTTCCTTCATAAGGACGGCGACTTTGTACCTTACACCCCgagaaggaaggaaaacctACACGAGAACCTTCACGGCCTCCAAAAGGAAGAGCTGAGGGAGGGCCTCGAGCTCACGATCAGAAAGGAGGTGAAGATTTGGACTCTTTGTCCTGGTTTAATATGGTTTCCAACGGTCCGATCCGCGTGCAGCAGCACAAACCGCCGCCTCTGCTGGTTTTCCCCGCAGCTCCACGACTTTGCCAAGCTTAACGAAAACATTTTCTACGTCTACAACGACATCGAGTACTTCAAAGACGAGCCGCAGACGATCTCCATCGCGTGCGAGGAGGACATCCATGTGACGGAAGAAGTCTACAAGCGGCCCATGTTCACCATGCCGGCCTACAGGTTGTTTACATAGTCCCTTTATTGGCCCTTCTCAGCCGCCATGTTGGATTACGTGCGGCTGCTTCGTGTAGATCATAGATCAGATTAGAAATGGTGCTTGTTTGTGCAAAAGCCGGCTGCTTTCTCACCAGAAACGGGACAGCGCTTTACGTGCTGCCGTATCCGGCTTGCAGCCAGATCAGGGCCTCCGCCAGGGTTATTAAGCTGCTCTAGGGTGAGGGATGGATATCACTCCCGCTGGAGAACCTCTAATGTTTAATTATGCAATTGACTGTTTCAGACGGCGCTTAACGAGCCGCTGTTTTTCATCTCTCCCCCTCATCTCCTGCAGGCGATTATAAATGCTTACTTTAGCTCGTATGTGCATGTCAGGCAATATTGACACAGCGCAGGCACCGATTTATCTCCCAGTAACCCCCCTGTCGCCTCGCAGGTACTACAGATTACCATTGCCGGTGGAAGGAGCGCCGCTCGAAGAAGACTTTGACGCATTTGTTAACATGCTTCGGGTAAGCTGGTGTAAAAACGTCAATCACGCTTCCGGCCCGCCGTTTCGCGAGCCCTTTTTTGGTTGGGCTCTGCTTGACGGGCTCTTGTTTTGAAGTGTCATTAAAATTATTAATGCCTGGAATATTTGAGAGCATCTGGACTGTCTCACTGAGGGACAGAAGGAGCCTTcgcagctcttttttttccccttttctgatCTGAATGTAGCCTTTTGGTTCTGTGTTTTAAATCCATTAAATgctatgatttaaaaaaaaaaacctgcagtcTGTGCTCCCTCCATTTTCACTCATCCGATCATCCACTCTGTCTGCTTTCTGTCCTGCCCTTCAGTCACACAGGATGTACTTTTTATTTAAGTTTGTCCTTTTTTGGACTGGCTTGAAGCAGCCAGTCCACTTCCACGTGGTTTggctcctttttaaaaaaaaaaaaaatgtttggatTGAAGCTCAGCTGCatcctgcttctctccctccacttCTCTTGATAAAAACCATCTTGCAGCGAGTCTGAATGATGCTAATTGGagctcatttccattttaattctGGGTTTTGCATTTCTCTTCCATTTGTTGTCTGTTTTTCAGGAGAGCGCCGGTTTGAATGTGGGCCACAGTGTTCCCCGGCGGCTGCCAGCGCTCCTCTTCAGCTGCCAGGTCGGCGTTGGCCGAACCAACCTCGGCATGATCCTGGGCACACTGGTCATGAATCGCCTGCGGGGCGACACAGAGCCACAGCCCCAGTAAGTACTTGAGGAACACTTTATCTTCTCAGCAAGTAGAGGCACATACAGCCCAACTGAACCCCCTAAATTAAAACCCGGATccgctgctgtttattttaatctttCAGTAATAATCTTCCAtcttttttaatggtttttcaTTTGCCCTCATACCTGGTTTACTGCATTTTACAGAGTTGAAAATACAACTCCAGAGCCCAAACCATtgttccagctcatccagaattTAATCAACAAGTTGTCCAATGGACAACAGGTGATGGAAGAGGTAAACCAAATATAGTTCATTTGGGAAGAGGGGGGGGTCTTTATTAAAATACTTAATAATTCCACTGTATTAGCGAGtcctttctttctcctctcttaCAGGTTGACCAAGCTATCCTCTTGTGTTCCGAGATGCACAACATTAAAGAAGCAATATACGAGAACAAGAGCAAACTGGAAGGGATCGGGGAAGATTATCAGATTCAGGTGCGTGGTACTGGGGACACAGGGTGGTGCTGTTTGTCAAATGATGGATCTTGAATGGAGgagaatgagctgcagctgtaaatctttttctgtttgtctcttAGGGAAGCAGCACCAAAGATTACTTCCTCAGTCGAACCATTCAGAGCTTGGAGCGCTATTTCTACTTGATTGTATTCAACGCCTACCTTCACGAACAGGTTTGTGTAACTTGCAGACGTCCTCTTTGTCCTAAAACCACACAAGCTGTTGAAAGGTTCTTAGAGTTTTGACCTTTGGATGTCTGCAGTACCCTCTTGCCTTCGCGTCCAGCTTCAGCCAGTGGATGTGCTGCCATCCATGGATCTACAGGCTACTGTCTTGCATGGACCTGTCGGAATTGTCGGCGCCGGCCGAACTGGTCACCAAAGGGGcccgcgtcctggtgaggagaTCTGCCATGGTGTGCAGGACGCCAACGGGTCCTTCTTGTAACCTCATGCGTGTGCCCGCAGGTTGCTGATGAGTGTTTGGCTCCAGACGTGCTCAGCACCGTGAAGGAGATGAAGGCCATCAACTTCAGACGAGTGCCCAAGATGCCAGTTTATGGGATGGCTCAGCCAACATCTGAGGTTGATACCTTATTACAATTCTTAAAGAGCTTTCAGATAATGCGGCGTTTGTATGACTTGGCAGTGAGCGAGTTAAGGATTTTTTAACGCATAACAGGCCTCCACAATAACATTAAATTCCTTCAGTTGTGTATCAGTGCTTCACTTTTTATGACCATTGTGCTATATTGCAATGTATTAGATTATTGGGACACAGcgggtaagctccagctgcaggcgaGGGGCATAGAAGTGTGTTGAAGTTTCTGATTATTATTCTGATCATAGGCTGCGAGAGCCGTTCTGGACCACCTAACCGACGAGAAGAGGAAGCATAGCCACATCTTATGGGTCAACCTGCAGGAAGAGCTGGTGCTGGAGGGAAATGGTCAAATTTTCTCACCAAGAGAGCCTTCCTGTTTGGATCAGCACATCGCTGTCCCGTCACCTGACCCTCTGTTAATAGAGGTACAGCGACGTTTGGCCCGGGTCCATGCAGTTAAGAAAAAAGCTCTTATATTTCTTTTCTGAACCCACAGAAACTAGAGACatctctgaaggaggagatcctAAGAGCCCAGAAGTGGCTCGAAGTGACGCTAGAACAAGAGAAACAGATGAAGATGTTTAAGAGCTGCCTGACGGTTCGGGAGATCTTCAATCAGCACTTAAGCTCCCACCAGGGTCTGGTCTACAAACGCATTCCTCTGGCAGACTGCAGCGCTCCCCGGGAGGAGGTAAAGATGCAAATATACTTAGAAACACTTGAAGCTGCTTCAGGGGCACCAAGGAAGTCCTGtgctccctctagtggttaAAAATGTTAACGCTCAGAACCAGGCGCAAGTTCTATTCACCGTGACTGTAACAAAGTAAAACGGCTAatttaatgttctttttttgGATCTATTTTGAAGTCGCATGCAGCaaaaaatgaatggatggagaGGAAACAGTGCAATGACTTGTGATCTTGGTTGCAGGAttttgataagttcctggaggCCATGAAGAGCGCCTTGGCCGAGGACTCTCGCTCGGCCTTCGTCTTCAACTGCTCCAACGGCAAAGGCAGGACCACAACGGCCATGGTTGTCGCTGTCCTCTCCCTCTGGCACTTCAACGTAAGACACAGCCTTGAGTGTTCTGCTCAGGATTTCACCCGATTGCCATAACGCCTGATGTGATGTAAAACCTGCAGGGTTTTCCGGAGTTTGCGGATGACGAGATTGTGAGTGTCCCTGATGCAAAGTACACGAAAGGAGAATTTGAGGTATGTTTAGCCATCATATAACAAATTGTTGTATCAATTACCCAACTTCCCATAAATAGAAGCATTTAAAGGGTGATTTTCTTCATGGCTTTTGGGCTAAATAGCGAAACAAATGTGTTatgcatttttcttttagtaAACAAGACAGAAGAAAGTAGTCAGAAAGGGTTTTAAACAGGCTTCAATCACAACAGAAGCCAAATTCTTTCTGCTTGGTGTTTTTTTCAATAGCTGTGACAGTAAATCAGGAGTTGGAACCTGCTGGTTGCCTTCTGTGCTGTAAACATGGAAACAGGGAGAGAGGCCACACTGTGCAGGCAAATAATACCACATGCCAATCACAGCGGGAGTTTCTGGGAGGAGCAGAAAGCTCACTGGCCTCCAACTCAGACTGTGAAGGATGCTTGATATTAACAGCGACGCCGCCTTGTTTTAAGTAACTTTCACCTTTGAGGGTGAATGTGGAAAGAAGGATTTATAGAGATAAGGGCAGAAACTATTAAATCTTCAAGAGCAGAAACTCTTTCTTTACTAAATTGTTTACTCATTTTAGCTGCTAAATCTTCAGCTAAATTAGAGTTTTATATCCCGGCTTTTGTAACGTGATTTTCGAAACAATATTTTCTGTACATTATAACACAATAGAAAGAAAGATGTGGGCAGCAGGTAGTTCCGGGACCAtgaaaaaaactgttttcaagCTTCTAAATGAGAGTCCATCTCCATGATGGCCCCATGAAAACAATTATGTAGCATGCAGAAAAATTAAATTGAAGTTTCCAGTATTGTAAGCTCTAAAAATGTTGCAAGGACCAACATTCAGAGCACTTTGGAGCGTTAGAAAAGTCGAAATTCCTAGCAGGACAGCTGGTCGATGTGTGTCCTCTGAGGGAGATGCGAAGATGCCGCTGAAATCTCTAGATTACTAAAGCCTCTCTTCATTACATTGATGTAACATCCAAAGGGGTTAAAGACTAATTTTGAAGCTTCATTCTGAACTAAACGAACGTTGTCTCTGTTGCAGGTTGTGATGCAGCTGGTGCGTTTGCTCCCTGACGGCCACCGGATGAAGCGGGAGGTGGACATGGCTCTGGACTGTGTGAGCGAGACCATGACCCCCATGCACTACCACCTGAGGGAGATTATCATTTCTACATACAGACAGGTACGCCGCACCTCCCTAGACCGTtaccctccacctctccaccgGAGGTGACCACCTGCAGCCATTCAAATGCACCTCTTATATTTTAAAGCCCAAAAACAAACCGCCCTGTTTGAAAGCAGACTGACACAtacctttaaaataaatagcagATGTCTGTAATGCTTATGTGTTTGCGTTCGTGGGGGAACAAATGTGACCCACCTTTTCGTGAGACATAAACAGCCGGCGGAGAGGAATACGGGTGCAGTTCTCCGTCCGTCTCATAGATGGCGACAAGAATACGTGCGGATGTTCTTCATGGATGAGCTTTGGATCACAGAGGAATGCTTCGCGCTGTATGTTGGGTTCTGGCTGCTCAAGGTGGAAAATGGCTTCGGCTCCAATATAAATTATGACTAAAGGTCAGTTAACCTCCAGcagatggaggggaaaaaaacataaacaaatgATAAGTTATGAGAATATCACCCTTGACCTTTTGGAATGTTATCTGATGTGTCAACCTTTGCACATCGCACTGGCACATTTGGTCCGAATGCTAATAAATAGAATCTTTAATCATCTGGTCTATTTGTAGTTAAACATGTATCAACctgatttgatttctttttggGTTGGAGTTGGAAATCCAGGCACACAGATATAAAGAGGATGGCTCCAtaaaagatgagatgagataaaaataaatgtgttgctgGATACAGAGATATTCCTTAACAAGTAAGGCAGTGGAGGGCTTCAAAAGACATACATACATATGGTATATGGGTTTCCCCTGATGCCGTGGCCTCTGCAGGAGCACAGCTCTGTTTAAGCCATTTGTAATGCAGACTGTACTCATTTGTGCCTCCGTGCACCCACGGCCAGTCTCAGCACTTTGGAGTCACCCGGTCCTGTCTCCCTCCTATCAAAGGGTCCCATTGTTCTATATGGAACTTGTCTTTTCCctatattctctctctctccctcgctctctctgtcaCTGCGTGATGCCTGACTCGAGGATAAAAAAGCTCAGGTCGAGTGTGAATGAGAAATCGCATATTCCCCAGTATTTTcaaaacagtttattttctgtCGTTTGACCCAGTGGGTCAGTTGAGTTTCTGTCTTTTTGTCGTGCGATGGCATCTGGAGAAGCTGCCTTCTTCATCACTTCAGTAACTTCATCACCTCAGCTTTGCCAAACGTTTTGAGAAAAGAAATCCACTCGTTTTAACATCTTTGTGAGCTTGTGAGCATCGTCCACACTTTACAAATTGATGTGGCGGTGTGAATTCTCTCCAGGTAttagtttcctttcattttcagtGCAGTTTCTCCAGACTTCCACTGATATTTCACTCGCGCTCGTGGTGTTACAAGTGGAATTCCTCATTCAGGACACAAATGCTGTCATAATGCCGGTAGATTAACCCTGCTCTAGCAGACCCTGCTCTAGCAGACCTCAGGTTGGCACTGTGTTCCTGTATCAGCCTTTCGTTTCCTGTCTGAACCAGGTGATAAACAGTGCCAGATGTTGCTAGAACCCAGCAGGCAGACATTTCACCCCcactctttcactctctctctctcactctctctcgctctcactTTCTCCTTATAGCCCTTTCCCCTCCAAGGCACCATTTTCCCTTTGTGATAGTGGTTGGAAAATAGAGAAGAAATATCTCCAAACCAATCTAATGGTGCACTTCCATTGTGAATCCAGTCtggtgaagaaagaaaaaaatgtattacCAGTACTCGTACACATCCTGAAGAGCATCCTCCTTCTCACTCGCCCTGCAAATCAGGACTTATCCCACATCTGGCAATTTACACATGCAGCCCACGTCAGGAGGGTCTCCATGTCAGATTACATCAGAGTTATTCAGAGATTACAAAAACCCATGGTTACTTGACCTCGCTCAGCCAAACCTCAGCGGTTCTTTCACTAAACAGTGTTAGAGGCCTTTGCATCCCGTTTAATCTCTCTAGCTGGGATCCACTTTGTTGGCTCCTGTCTGCCCTGGTCCATTAGCTGTAGTGGGCCCTCGAGACCTCTAAGCTGATAAGTGTATAGCCGCCTGTGTTTTGTCCCATCCAGAACTGCTCATTTAGGGCCGCTGCCTACCACTCAGCCCCTCAGGTGTTTattttaaccaaaaaaaaaaagcatgacaTCTCACTCTGATGCTTTTTTCCTTGATGCTTATTGGcatgtgcttttaaaaaaatggaaaactttACACCGGTGAGGTGAGAAAAGTGAATGAGCAGCAAAGCACGCTGCGTGCACGTCTCCAAAGAAAGGCCCTCATGGCTTGGACGGGGCAGTGGAAAAATATTTTCAGAAAGGGGAGAATGCAGGCAGGTTTTAGGTAGTGAACGTCTttaggagaggaagaagaggagagcaggCTTGGGCCCAAGTGTTCTGTGTTTCTTAGAGGTTGAGGGGACCACCGCAGCACTGACAGCTAGATGAATCATGCTGAGGAGCGAAAAAAAAGGGATCAGATTGAACGAAAACGAGGAGTTGGAGTGGGAAAGAAAGGAACAAACCAGTGGGGACTTCTATTTGTAAGTCTTTGACCACATTAATATGGAGAATGCGCAAAGCAAATGCTTTCTTCCCATGTTTTTGGGATCCCGTCCACACATTTCTCACTTGGCTCAAGTGCCTTTGTGTTACGTTTTCTCCTATTAGCCTCAGTGGGTCAATTAAAGGGGGGGTCAGTCCCCGCCAAAGGCAATATTGGCTGTGAAATAATCCCACCCTTAATCAGAGGCAGGTTCTTTTTCTTACCCACACTTCATGTTTACTCACAGCTCCTGAAATGAGGCAGGTCTTCAGAGAGCAAAGTGggagagctgcaggtgttttttttacatttccagACATTCAGATGCTAATGCCAATAGCGGTATTCACTGCTGCCGCCCACGAAATGACTTCTTACGACCTGAATCCCACCTGAGCAGGTGCAGCTAGACAAACATCTGGGCATGGATACAACTGAGTCTCTGTGCTTAATGAGTTCGTGCAGTTGGGAGTAAGGATCTATATGCACGCGTTTGTTGGTGCAGCCGAAGACGGGACGCAGCTGCGGCGAGTCGGGAGCTCATTTAGGGAGTTTCCACAGCTGTAAAAAGACTTCAAAAATGATACTCTCAATATATCAAAATAAGAGCATTTAATGTGTCTCTTGCTGTCTAATTTGCAATGATTGATTAGAGAAGTCATGATCTGATCATGATGGATGCTTTTCCTGTCACTCAAAGACGATGTGCCTTAATTAGAAACTGTTGGTTTGGTTGGATGTGGGCTGCAGCTGTCAGACCGCCACATGCAGATCCATATTTCCTAATGTGCAGCCATCGAGATGGATATGGATCTGTTTTCCCAGTTTCCAACTCTTTGTCAGGGGAAAGCAGAATGTGTATAGAACTAATCAGCAAAAATCTCATTTAGTGTGTTATCAGCAATTCAAAATCTTTTCGACTGCTTCAAAACCCCTAATTGAGAATCACTGTCAGCCAATACACATTTTCCCACCTGTTCTTTGCACAGTCAAGCAAATTTAGATACAATAAGACAGTGGGCTACCCATACATCTCAGTAAAAAACAACCCTACCCTCCATCTATAGAgctcttttttaaattaaatataaaatataccTCTTCTAAGCAGTGTAagatgcattctgggtaacCTGGACAGCTCATATTCATTAAGAAGTCACAGGATAATGAGGACATGTGTGTTTCTAATGTGGAAATGCAAAGGAAGGAATTTCCAATCAGAGGGGCTTATGTTGCTGGAGGGAAAATGTAAGCATGGGTGGAAATCGTATTCAACACCCAGGACGTTGAAGGATAATTCAAAAAGGTTTTCTTGTCCTTCGTAATTAGTGTATGTAATTGCTTTTCATCGCTGACTGAGGCTATTGTAGTCATCGAAAAaatgttgtgtgtgtcttttaaaaCATTCCCTAATGGGGATGAAGCACTTGTGCTCCCTTTGCATCCTGCCTGCTTTAGAAATCATTATTTCCTCCTGCTAGTCTGTCCCCTTATACCCCAAATAACTGAACCGCCCCAGCCTGCCCTTTGCCCCGACCTTCCTCACGCCCTCTACCCCCTGTCCAACCGCAGGCCCCAGGACTACGCTTCAGACTTTAACACTACATAGAAGAGCCGCCATTTCCTGCCCTCTCACAGTAAAGCTGTCAGAGCCCCGGGCAGCCAgaccagttaaaaaaaacctaccGTGCATGAGTGATGAAGCGTGCATGCAGTAGCTGCGGACATACTGTCTGAAAGATCCCACTAAGGCCCAAAccattttttaatttaagatTTCACACTAACTAAACACTGGCACTGAATACATGCCTACAGGAAGAAAGGTCCGACAGGGCGGTTGCTTAAATGCCGACCATGTGGAATATATGTATATCTATATGCGGAGCGACAGATGATCCCCGTGTTAACGCGAAAGCTCAAAGTGCCAGCGACTCACACATGCTGCAAGGAACATTCAGACCTGCCGGGTCAAACTGGTGTTTCTTTCCCAGAAGGGACATGAAACATCTGCTTCCTGCATTCAATTCTGTTAAAATTGCCATTAGAATCCCACTGATTTGGATGCCAGGGATAATAATATGCAAATGAAAGGTAAGATTGGCTCACAAGATAGAGTGATGTA
Coding sequences:
- the pald1a gene encoding paladin isoform X2 — encoded protein: MGTTASAAPQPVSVASPLESVHVNGMADSRQSLSMSPFQTVNIHNNKAKSIITNKVAPVVITYNCRQEFQIHDDILKTNYKVGRISDAMPEHYLVRGEYFMVQDVYSKADVLNTSGSCGAPNFRQVKGSYPLYGMGQPSLNGFKQVLQWLQAQGHEEVLFFCVREEPVLFLHKDGDFVPYTPRRKENLHENLHGLQKEELREGLELTIRKELHDFAKLNENIFYVYNDIEYFKDEPQTISIACEEDIHVTEEVYKRPMFTMPAYRYYRLPLPVEGAPLEEDFDAFVNMLRESAGLNVGHSVPRRLPALLFSCQVGVGRTNLGMILGTLVMNRLRGDTEPQPQVENTTPEPKPLFQLIQNLINKLSNGQQVMEEVDQAILLCSEMHNIKEAIYENKSKLEGIGEDYQIQGSSTKDYFLSRTIQSLERYFYLIVFNAYLHEQYPLAFASSFSQWMCCHPWIYRLLSCMDLSELSAPAELVTKGARVLVADECLAPDVLSTVKEMKAINFRRVPKMPVYGMAQPTSEAARAVLDHLTDEKRKHSHILWVNLQEELVLEGNGQIFSPREPSCLDQHIAVPSPDPLLIEKLETSLKEEILRAQKWLEVTLEQEKQMKMFKSCLTVREIFNQHLSSHQGLVYKRIPLADCSAPREEDFDKFLEAMKSALAEDSRSAFVFNCSNGKGRTTTAMVVAVLSLWHFNGFPEFADDEIVSVPDAKYTKGEFEVVMQLVRLLPDGHRMKREVDMALDCVSETMTPMHYHLREIIISTYRQIKSAKTEKESQPLLLKSLQYLERYIYLILFNTYLHLEKKNSWQRSFTLWMEQVAARAGVYDVLNQLGFSEFEDPRDAPLARLRYRWQQHTTHTLPFRGEFI
- the pald1a gene encoding paladin isoform X1, encoding MSENKQQRKGSRSSDRASSHTCLWSMGTTASAAPQPVSVASPLESVHVNGMADSRQSLSMSPFQTVNIHNNKAKSIITNKVAPVVITYNCRQEFQIHDDILKTNYKVGRISDAMPEHYLVRGEYFMVQDVYSKADVLNTSGSCGAPNFRQVKGSYPLYGMGQPSLNGFKQVLQWLQAQGHEEVLFFCVREEPVLFLHKDGDFVPYTPRRKENLHENLHGLQKEELREGLELTIRKELHDFAKLNENIFYVYNDIEYFKDEPQTISIACEEDIHVTEEVYKRPMFTMPAYRYYRLPLPVEGAPLEEDFDAFVNMLRESAGLNVGHSVPRRLPALLFSCQVGVGRTNLGMILGTLVMNRLRGDTEPQPQVENTTPEPKPLFQLIQNLINKLSNGQQVMEEVDQAILLCSEMHNIKEAIYENKSKLEGIGEDYQIQGSSTKDYFLSRTIQSLERYFYLIVFNAYLHEQYPLAFASSFSQWMCCHPWIYRLLSCMDLSELSAPAELVTKGARVLVADECLAPDVLSTVKEMKAINFRRVPKMPVYGMAQPTSEAARAVLDHLTDEKRKHSHILWVNLQEELVLEGNGQIFSPREPSCLDQHIAVPSPDPLLIEKLETSLKEEILRAQKWLEVTLEQEKQMKMFKSCLTVREIFNQHLSSHQGLVYKRIPLADCSAPREEDFDKFLEAMKSALAEDSRSAFVFNCSNGKGRTTTAMVVAVLSLWHFNGFPEFADDEIVSVPDAKYTKGEFEVVMQLVRLLPDGHRMKREVDMALDCVSETMTPMHYHLREIIISTYRQIKSAKTEKESQPLLLKSLQYLERYIYLILFNTYLHLEKKNSWQRSFTLWMEQVAARAGVYDVLNQLGFSEFEDPRDAPLARLRYRWQQHTTHTLPFRGEFI